One segment of Peromyscus leucopus breed LL Stock chromosome 5, UCI_PerLeu_2.1, whole genome shotgun sequence DNA contains the following:
- the Catsper3 gene encoding cation channel sperm-associated protein 3, translating into MSHQFYHSPVRVVSSSLLGTASEALYARIKKIKRKDVECQAFFRKVVKSPIFQVIMISTITSNAAFMVLGTDYSIMYRLFRLFEVSEIIFVSIYTCEFLMKVYVEPIKYWRDGYNLLDVVIIFIILIPYALRKIKGRHYKFLHIADGIQSLRILKLISYSRGIRTLITAVGQTVYTVASVLTLLFVLMYIFAILGFCLFGIPEKGDLNNWGNLAAAFFTLFSLATVDGWTDLQEQLDQRKFTVSRAFTILFILLASFIFLNMFVGVMIMHTEDSIKKFQRELMVERHVTLMEEKQMILRRQQEEVNKLVSMQESGGKSFTEMVEEFKKTLRHTDPMVLDEFGTSLPFIDVYLSTLDNQDTTINKLQELYYEIANVLCLMLEDLPPREKSSHSSEFMI; encoded by the exons ATGTCTCACCAGTTTTACCACAGCCCCGTAAGAGTTGTGTCTAGCTCACTGTTGGGTACTGCGTCAGAGGCATTGTATGCAAGAATCAAGAAAATTAA GAGGAAGGATGTTGAATGCCAGGCGTTCTTTAGGAAGGTTGTAAAGAGCCCCATTTTCCAGGTCATCATGATCAGCACCATCACCTCCAACGCGGCCTTCATGGTCTTGGGGACCGATTACAGCATAATGTACAGACTCTTCAGACTCTTTGAG GTCTCAGAGATTATCTTTGTCTCCATCTATACCTGTGAGTTCCTCATGAAGGTCTATGTGGAGCCCATTAAATATTGGAGGGATGGCTATAACCTACTGGATGTGGTCATTATCTTTATTATCTTGATACCCTATGCCCTCCGAAAGATCAAGGGAAGACATTACAAATTCCTCCATATTGCTGATGGTATACAGTCTCTGCGAATCCTCAAGCTTATCTCCTACAGCAGAGGCATCAGG ACCCTCATCACTGCTGTGGGGCAGACAGTCTACACGGTGGCCTCTGTGCTGACCCTCCTCTTCGTGCTCATGTACATCTTCGCTATCCTGGGATTCTGCCTGTTTGGAATACCAGAGAAGGGCGACCTGAATAACTGGGGGAACCTGGCTGCGGCTTTCTTCACCCTCTTCAGTCTAGCTACG GTTGATGGCTGGACAGACCTGCAGGAACAGCTGGACCAGCGGAAGTTTACTGTGAGCCGGGCATTCACCATCCTCTTcatcttgcttgcttccttcatcTTCCTCAACATGTTTGTGGGTGTAATGATCATGCACACAGAG GACTCCATCAAAAAGTTTCAGCGGGAGCTGATGGTAGAGAGGCATGTGACGCTTATGGAGGAGAAGCAGATGATTCTGAGGCGCCAGCAAGAGGAGGTCAACAAGCTGGTGAGCATGCAG GAAAGCGGTGGCAAGAGCTTCACTGAGATGGTGGAGGAATTCAAGAAGACCCTGCGGCACACAGACCCCATGGTCCTGGATGAATTTGGCACTAGCCTGCCCTTCATCGATGTCTACTTGTCCACTCTGGATAACCAGGACACTACTATCAACAA GCTTCAGGAGCTGTACTATGAGATTGCGAACGTGCTGTGCCTGATGCTTGAAGACTTGCCGCCCCGGGAAAAGTCGTCCCATAGCTCGGAATTCATGATTTAG